From the Leptolyngbya sp. O-77 genome, one window contains:
- a CDS encoding GNAT family N-acetyltransferase has translation MRFAFTATDDYTQKQSSSSGPMKSVQIREDDLTGEAIAALLQEHLANMHEITPPGSIHALDLERLQSPDITFWSAWQGDELVGCGALRHLDATSGEIKSMRTVQAYRRKGVASKLLEHILAEAERRGYGRLYLETGALAEFAAARSLYARYGFEPCGPFADYADDPNSAFMTKALPTRDLAPVAQPEQENA, from the coding sequence TTGCGTTTTGCATTTACGGCTACCGATGACTACACTCAGAAACAATCGTCATCCAGCGGGCCAATGAAATCGGTGCAAATTCGGGAAGATGATCTAACGGGGGAAGCAATTGCAGCGCTGTTGCAGGAGCATCTGGCGAATATGCATGAAATTACGCCGCCAGGGAGTATCCATGCGCTGGATCTGGAACGGCTGCAATCGCCCGACATCACTTTCTGGAGCGCGTGGCAGGGAGACGAACTGGTAGGCTGTGGCGCACTCAGGCACTTGGATGCCACCAGCGGTGAAATCAAGTCCATGCGGACGGTTCAGGCATATCGTCGTAAGGGCGTTGCCTCAAAACTGCTGGAGCATATTCTCGCGGAAGCAGAGCGGCGGGGCTATGGCCGTCTGTATTTGGAAACGGGGGCACTGGCGGAATTTGCTGCGGCGCGATCGCTCTATGCCCGCTACGGGTTCGAGCCATGCGGCCCGTTTGCCGACTATGCCGATGATCCCAACAGCGCCTTTATGACGAAAGCGCTTCCGACGAGAGATCTCGCTCCGGTAGCGCAGCCTGAGCAGGAGAACGCTTGA
- the cobU gene encoding bifunctional adenosylcobinamide kinase/adenosylcobinamide-phosphate guanylyltransferase yields MPITLITGPSRSGKSEWAEHLARSRSGSVIYVATAQRRADDAEWQARIDQHQQRRPADWTCLEEPVNLAALLATAAAGECWLVDALGTWLANVLEQDEDTWQSTVATLLAVLRSSPADLILVAEETGWGVVPAYPLGRIFRDRLGSLTRRIGAIAQSVYLVTGGYALDLTQLGVRLPEPDGATE; encoded by the coding sequence ATGCCCATTACGCTGATCACGGGCCCTTCTCGCTCCGGCAAGAGCGAATGGGCAGAGCATTTAGCGCGATCGCGCTCCGGTTCCGTGATCTATGTTGCCACTGCCCAACGCCGCGCCGACGATGCCGAGTGGCAGGCCCGCATCGATCAGCATCAGCAGCGTCGCCCCGCCGACTGGACATGCCTTGAGGAACCCGTAAACCTCGCTGCCCTGCTGGCGACTGCCGCTGCTGGCGAGTGCTGGCTGGTGGATGCCCTGGGAACCTGGCTGGCAAATGTGCTAGAGCAAGACGAAGACACCTGGCAGAGTACGGTTGCCACGCTGCTGGCTGTGCTGCGATCTAGCCCTGCGGATCTGATCTTGGTGGCGGAAGAGACGGGCTGGGGCGTGGTGCCGGCCTATCCGCTGGGGCGTATCTTCCGCGATCGCCTCGGTTCCCTAACCCGCCGTATCGGGGCGATCGCCCAGTCGGTCTATCTGGTAACCGGCGGCTACGCGCTGGATCTGACGCAGCTTGGGGTGCGGCTGCCGGAGCCTGACGGGGCGACCGAGTGA
- the nrtS gene encoding nitrate/nitrite transporter NrtS: MKPASPSLVRSLKAYGRSLLDPQLAPTAIKVALTVGSILLIINHGAAIVNRRMSGDRWAAVLFTYIVPYMVNIHGQHISRDRP; the protein is encoded by the coding sequence GTGAAACCTGCCTCTCCTTCGCTAGTGCGATCGCTCAAAGCCTACGGGCGGAGCCTGCTCGACCCACAGCTTGCGCCGACGGCGATTAAAGTCGCGCTCACGGTCGGCTCCATTTTGCTGATCATCAACCACGGCGCAGCGATTGTAAACCGGAGGATGAGTGGCGATCGCTGGGCTGCAGTTTTGTTCACCTACATCGTGCCCTACATGGTCAATATCCACGGGCAGCACATCAGCCGCGATCGCCCTTAG
- a CDS encoding CHAT domain-containing protein — protein MPCPSVVLPCDDGDRHLTRAIAPVRQLAAPDFEGLVRDDRSTGSSLERDEGCAAQARQGRRTTVYGGAAAARTAAATLATLLLLGSGFNQSALAQSASQTVQPGRNTRVTRQGNRLDISGGRRSRDGRNLFHTFRQFGLSQGEIANFLSTREVRNILARVNGGSASLIDGILRVSGSNANLYLMNPAGVIFGRNARLDLAGSFTATTASGIGFANGWFSAVGDADYDTLIGNPQNFAFAIAQPGAVVNAGDLAVAPGNHLTLLGGTVANTGTLSAPEGTVTLASVPGQNRVRISQTGSLLSLEIQPSAFRNGPNPLPFTPASLPALLTGGNVTHATGLTVNPDGSVSLTGSGLPLPADPGTTIASGRLDASSPSGTGGAVNVLGDRLAVVNAEINTSGATGGGPIQVGGGYQGRGSVPNARRTYVSADSSLNASAIATGHGGPVVIWSDEATAFSGTVSSRGGSQGGNGGLVEISGKLSLGFDGTVDANAPNGQAGTLLLDPFNITISDLPNSPGVGAALPDIFADEFPNQNINVSVDSLLDFGGDIILQAANNITVIDGLDLFLSDTGGDGTIQFVADADNNGAGSFSMGTNNTLTTGGRNLLISGASIRAGNLDTGGFLFETTGQISLRAPGDITAARLSTQNSLGFGAGPVNVISELGNVSVESIDTRSIPGPEIPSAEGAGGNVTLRGDRIQVTGIIADANLPAPTSIATQGSNPLNNGTITITHAGGPDNFDFVVGAAGTPNGTRGSLSTGISSISNDQFPVEFNGSINTATPGITISSVNSAPTLDILNFDQGSGQQGQTIRILVNNLGLSANDADRDTIGFQIAAIAPGVSITRDGSPVGVGTVISPSDSLDVTLPNTGNDLTFLLDVFSVVATDPNGQGGVLSRSPARPVQVSVQPRSNNGGGNGGGNGGGNGGNGGGNGGGTVRPPQRNSTDNEFNEGEDDFGDDFEDIGVIGDPWFPSIEPDIYYFEDEFSSEFIEFLGLEATRPLSLADGRAIAYAIEQVTGVRPGFVYISFVPPQSGLLRESVPPQDTDQLELVVVTSQNTLIRKRVEGATRAQVMAIAQEFRNEVTNPANVLNTRYLRSSQQLYQWFVAPIKAELDEREVENLVFLPPAGLRALPYAALHDGKQFLVEQYSVGLMPSLSLTDTRYVDIRNTQMLAMGVSKSTQGQSPLPSVPIELNALVLKLWRGQIFLDERSTLANLRAARQQQPFGIIHLATHADFVAGNIGASYIQFWDERLGLDQVKQLGWNDPPVEMLVLSACRTALGNEQAELGFAGLAVQTGVKTVVASLWYVSDAATTALMTRFYENLATSPIKAEALRQAQVAMARGEVGIDEAGRLRGLGRVGDLILPASSSSELRGASPVSSYYWAAFTMIGNPW, from the coding sequence ATGCCCTGCCCCTCTGTGGTTTTGCCTTGCGATGACGGCGATCGCCATTTAACCAGGGCGATCGCCCCGGTGCGTCAGCTAGCCGCCCCCGATTTTGAAGGGCTGGTGCGAGATGACCGATCGACGGGCAGTTCGCTGGAGCGCGACGAGGGTTGTGCTGCACAGGCTCGACAGGGGCGTAGGACGACGGTCTACGGCGGCGCGGCGGCAGCTAGAACCGCAGCGGCAACGCTGGCCACGCTCTTGCTGCTGGGGTCAGGTTTCAACCAGTCCGCGCTGGCCCAATCGGCCTCCCAGACCGTGCAGCCTGGCCGCAACACCCGCGTCACGCGCCAGGGCAATCGGCTGGATATCTCCGGCGGGCGGCGATCGCGCGACGGTCGCAACCTGTTTCACACCTTCCGCCAGTTTGGGCTGAGCCAGGGCGAAATTGCCAATTTTCTATCCACGCGGGAGGTTCGCAACATCCTCGCCCGCGTCAATGGCGGCAGTGCCTCACTGATCGACGGCATTCTGCGCGTATCGGGCAGCAATGCCAATCTGTACTTGATGAATCCGGCAGGCGTGATTTTTGGGCGCAATGCACGGCTGGATCTAGCAGGTTCCTTTACCGCCACCACTGCCAGCGGCATTGGCTTTGCCAACGGCTGGTTTAGCGCTGTGGGCGATGCAGACTATGACACGCTAATCGGCAATCCGCAAAATTTTGCCTTTGCGATCGCCCAGCCAGGAGCCGTTGTGAATGCGGGCGATTTAGCCGTTGCGCCAGGCAACCACCTGACCCTGCTGGGCGGCACCGTGGCTAATACTGGCACCCTTTCTGCGCCAGAGGGAACCGTCACGCTGGCCAGCGTGCCCGGCCAAAACCGCGTGCGGATCAGCCAGACGGGCAGCCTGCTCAGCCTAGAGATTCAGCCCAGCGCCTTTCGCAATGGTCCCAACCCGCTGCCGTTCACCCCTGCCAGCCTGCCCGCGCTGCTGACGGGCGGCAACGTGACCCACGCCACTGGGCTAACGGTCAACCCCGACGGCTCGGTATCCCTGACGGGTTCGGGGCTGCCGCTGCCTGCCGATCCGGGCACCACGATCGCCAGCGGGCGGCTGGATGCCAGTTCCCCCAGCGGCACCGGCGGCGCAGTAAATGTGCTGGGCGATCGCCTCGCAGTCGTCAATGCCGAAATCAATACCAGCGGCGCGACGGGCGGCGGGCCGATCCAGGTGGGCGGCGGCTATCAGGGACGCGGTTCTGTGCCCAACGCCCGCCGCACCTACGTCAGCGCCGACTCCAGTCTGAATGCCAGTGCGATCGCTACAGGCCACGGCGGCCCAGTCGTCATCTGGTCAGACGAGGCCACCGCCTTTTCGGGAACCGTAAGCAGCAGAGGCGGCAGCCAAGGCGGTAATGGCGGTCTGGTGGAAATTTCGGGTAAGCTCAGCCTGGGATTTGACGGAACGGTGGATGCCAATGCGCCCAATGGCCAGGCGGGGACGCTGCTGCTCGATCCGTTCAACATCACCATCAGCGACTTGCCCAACTCTCCGGGTGTGGGCGCGGCGCTGCCCGACATTTTTGCCGACGAGTTTCCGAACCAAAATATCAACGTTTCAGTCGATTCGCTGCTCGATTTTGGCGGCGATATTATCCTGCAAGCTGCTAATAACATCACCGTCATCGACGGGCTGGATTTGTTCCTTAGCGATACGGGGGGCGATGGCACGATTCAGTTCGTTGCCGATGCAGATAACAACGGCGCAGGCAGCTTTAGCATGGGCACAAACAATACCCTGACAACGGGGGGACGCAATTTACTGATTTCTGGTGCATCGATTCGAGCCGGGAATCTCGACACAGGCGGATTTCTCTTTGAGACTACGGGCCAAATCAGCCTGCGGGCACCAGGCGACATTACCGCAGCACGGCTGAGTACGCAGAACTCGCTTGGCTTTGGCGCGGGCCCGGTAAACGTCATCAGCGAGCTAGGCAATGTCTCCGTCGAGTCAATCGATACTCGCAGCATCCCAGGGCCCGAAATTCCGTCTGCTGAGGGCGCGGGTGGCAATGTCACGCTGAGGGGCGATCGCATCCAGGTGACGGGCATTATTGCCGATGCGAACCTCCCGGCACCAACCAGCATTGCCACCCAGGGTAGCAACCCCCTCAATAATGGCACCATTACCATTACCCACGCAGGCGGCCCCGATAATTTCGATTTTGTCGTGGGTGCAGCGGGAACCCCCAACGGCACTCGTGGCAGCCTCTCGACTGGGATCAGCAGCATCAGCAACGACCAGTTCCCGGTCGAGTTCAACGGCAGCATCAACACAGCCACTCCTGGAATCACGATTAGTTCTGTCAACAGTGCCCCGACGCTCGACATTCTCAATTTCGACCAGGGATCGGGACAGCAGGGGCAAACGATTCGGATTTTGGTTAACAATCTAGGATTGTCAGCGAATGATGCTGACAGAGATACAATCGGTTTTCAAATTGCGGCGATCGCCCCCGGAGTCAGCATCACCCGCGACGGATCGCCCGTCGGGGTGGGAACCGTGATCAGCCCCAGCGACAGTCTAGACGTGACGCTGCCCAACACAGGCAATGACCTGACTTTTCTGCTAGACGTGTTTAGCGTCGTTGCAACCGACCCCAATGGCCAGGGCGGTGTCCTCAGTCGCTCCCCCGCTCGCCCGGTGCAGGTTAGTGTCCAACCCAGGTCGAATAATGGCGGTGGTAACGGCGGCGGCAATGGTGGCGGTAATGGCGGCAATGGCGGTGGTAACGGCGGCGGTACGGTACGTCCGCCTCAGCGCAACAGCACTGACAATGAATTCAACGAGGGCGAGGACGACTTTGGGGACGACTTTGAGGATATTGGTGTAATTGGTGACCCCTGGTTTCCCTCCATTGAACCCGATATCTACTACTTTGAAGATGAATTTAGCAGTGAGTTCATTGAGTTCTTGGGGCTAGAGGCAACGCGGCCGTTGTCGCTGGCAGATGGACGGGCGATCGCCTACGCCATTGAACAAGTCACCGGAGTCCGCCCTGGTTTCGTCTATATCAGCTTTGTGCCGCCCCAGTCGGGCCTACTGCGCGAAAGCGTGCCGCCTCAAGACACCGATCAGCTTGAGCTAGTGGTCGTCACGTCGCAAAACACCCTGATTCGCAAGCGCGTCGAAGGCGCAACTCGGGCCCAGGTGATGGCGATCGCCCAGGAATTTCGCAACGAAGTCACCAATCCCGCAAATGTGCTGAACACCCGCTACCTGCGGTCGTCCCAGCAGTTATATCAATGGTTTGTCGCGCCCATCAAAGCCGAGCTAGACGAGCGCGAAGTCGAAAACCTGGTATTCTTGCCGCCCGCCGGGCTGAGAGCCTTGCCCTACGCCGCACTCCACGACGGTAAGCAGTTCCTAGTAGAGCAATACAGCGTCGGCCTCATGCCCAGCCTCAGCCTTACCGATACGCGCTACGTCGATATTCGCAATACTCAAATGCTGGCAATGGGCGTGTCCAAAAGCACACAGGGTCAATCCCCCCTGCCATCGGTGCCCATCGAGCTAAACGCGCTGGTGCTAAAGCTCTGGCGCGGGCAGATTTTTCTAGACGAGCGCAGCACCCTGGCGAACCTCCGCGCCGCCCGTCAGCAGCAGCCCTTCGGCATCATTCACCTCGCTACCCACGCCGACTTTGTGGCGGGCAACATCGGCGCGTCCTACATCCAGTTCTGGGATGAGCGGCTGGGGCTGGATCAGGTGAAACAACTCGGCTGGAACGACCCACCTGTGGAAATGCTGGTGCTGAGTGCCTGCCGCACCGCGTTGGGCAATGAACAAGCCGAACTGGGCTTTGCCGGACTGGCCGTGCAAACGGGCGTGAAAACCGTCGTCGCCAGCCTGTGGTACGTCAGCGATGCTGCCACCACTGCCCTGATGACCCGCTTTTATGAAAACCTGGCCACCTCTCCGATCAAAGCCGAGGCACTGCGTCAGGCTCAAGTCGCGATGGCGCGGGGCGAAGTGGGCATCGACGAAGCGGGTCGCCTGCGCGGGTTGGGCAGAGTCGGCGACCTAATCTTACCTGCTAGCAGCAGTAGCGAACTGCGCGGGGCAAGCCCTGTCTCATCCTACTATTGGGCTGCCTTTACGATGATTGGCAACCCTTGGTAG
- a CDS encoding GNAT family N-acetyltransferase, giving the protein MSSPAAPPPATYFPFADGRWQMRLGLQYCSATLARTLSLDHWIEIDDQYERYLQQKRELLSERHAEVFAALPGSEAAQQEVLNLLADHLPRRFPQGFTRMGDRLINHLTGETWTVGEWSDCLLDLAGRWVQEDLLVLLPSAEGTYRLVAGSLCFPLYWRLADKLGQPLGQIHAPVPGYDKTLERPMDNFFARLQPDHPGYRFNWSIVDTPELFLGVQRSHPVPTDITPANAGDRLWIRVERQTVRRLPQSGGVLFTVRTYTYPLARLQQYPEAAAGLVRAIAQIPPDMQRYKSLAPIRPAIEGYLQGNRWGWQIRPAQAADIEALFDIRTSVVENHQSREEIAALGITPASVAHMLDTDCCAWVAETNAEVNPGSLDLPAHGLVGFAIANATEKTIFGLFVLPAYEGRGIGRSLLQAAEAWLWLAGCKEIWLVTGNDPTLRAYGFYLHLGWTAVGVETAGEFQGEMRFIKRSPAQAALPERDLSSEALSS; this is encoded by the coding sequence ATGTCTTCCCCTGCGGCTCCTCCCCCTGCCACTTATTTTCCGTTTGCCGATGGACGCTGGCAGATGCGGCTGGGGTTGCAATATTGCTCCGCAACGCTGGCGCGAACGCTCTCTCTCGACCACTGGATAGAAATCGACGACCAGTACGAACGCTATTTGCAACAGAAGCGCGAACTGCTGAGTGAACGCCATGCAGAGGTCTTTGCAGCACTCCCCGGCAGCGAAGCAGCCCAGCAAGAAGTCTTGAATTTACTGGCTGATCATTTGCCCCGGCGATTTCCCCAAGGGTTTACCCGGATGGGCGATCGCCTAATTAATCATCTCACAGGCGAAACCTGGACGGTAGGTGAGTGGAGCGATTGCCTGCTGGATCTGGCGGGGCGCTGGGTACAGGAAGATCTCCTGGTGCTGCTGCCGTCGGCGGAGGGAACCTATCGTCTGGTGGCAGGATCGCTCTGCTTTCCGCTCTACTGGCGCTTGGCCGATAAGCTGGGGCAACCGCTGGGGCAGATTCATGCGCCCGTTCCTGGCTATGACAAGACGCTGGAGCGGCCGATGGATAACTTCTTTGCGCGGCTCCAGCCCGATCATCCCGGCTATCGGTTTAACTGGAGCATCGTTGATACGCCGGAGCTATTTCTGGGGGTTCAGCGGAGCCATCCAGTTCCGACCGACATTACACCGGCCAACGCGGGCGATCGCCTGTGGATTCGGGTGGAGCGACAGACGGTGCGGCGCTTGCCCCAGAGCGGCGGCGTGCTGTTCACGGTACGCACCTATACCTATCCACTGGCGAGGTTGCAGCAATATCCAGAAGCGGCGGCGGGGCTGGTCAGGGCGATCGCCCAGATTCCGCCCGATATGCAGCGCTACAAGAGCCTCGCGCCGATCCGTCCAGCCATCGAGGGCTATCTACAGGGCAATCGTTGGGGATGGCAGATTCGTCCAGCGCAAGCAGCAGATATCGAGGCCTTGTTTGATATCCGCACCAGCGTTGTGGAAAACCACCAGTCCCGTGAGGAAATTGCCGCGTTGGGCATTACGCCAGCCTCTGTCGCGCACATGCTAGACACCGACTGCTGCGCTTGGGTTGCCGAAACGAATGCTGAGGTGAATCCAGGCAGCCTAGACTTGCCCGCGCACGGTTTAGTCGGATTTGCCATTGCCAATGCCACTGAGAAAACCATCTTTGGGCTGTTTGTGCTGCCAGCCTATGAAGGGCGGGGCATTGGGCGATCGCTCTTGCAGGCAGCCGAAGCCTGGCTCTGGTTGGCAGGATGCAAGGAAATCTGGCTGGTGACGGGCAACGACCCAACCCTGCGGGCCTACGGATTTTACCTGCACCTGGGCTGGACGGCGGTGGGGGTTGAAACGGCGGGCGAGTTTCAGGGCGAAATGCGATTTATCAAGCGTTCTCCTGCTCAGGCTGCGCTACCGGAGCGAGATCTCTCGTCGGAAGCGCTTTCGTCATAA
- a CDS encoding EamA family transporter has product MVGYHFFFFLSLRYTAIANTAIIHAFNPIITGIAAALFIRERLTLQNYFGEAILLRNAGAIALVGVLALRLKGNLGNLVGLQINRGNRPGQ; this is encoded by the coding sequence GTGGTCGGCTATCACTTTTTCTTCTTTCTCAGCCTGCGATATACGGCGATCGCCAACACTGCCATCATCCACGCCTTCAATCCCATAATCACGGGCATCGCGGCGGCGCTGTTTATTCGAGAAAGGCTGACGTTGCAAAACTACTTTGGCGAGGCGATATTGCTCCGCAACGCTGGCGCGATCGCCCTAGTGGGTGTGCTGGCGCTGCGGCTCAAAGGCAACCTCGGCAACTTGGTCGGGCTGCAAATCAACCGGGGCAATAGGCCGGGGCAATAG
- a CDS encoding LysR family transcriptional regulator, which yields MNIDQLRVFVAVAELGSFSTAALRLDVSQSSVSRAIAALEEELGVSLLTRGRFGAHPTQLGERVLVQAQQILQARERIDYEVNLARGLQGGRVRLASFRSAATHLLPPRIAQFCQRFPQIEVTLTEDDPLAVEQALREGAVDIGLVPLPRAEEFDTWEIGRDEFVVLLPPGCRPVPDPLTWEALSRMSFILYNYAECTSAVRDHWERWGQTLRVAYEVKEDSTIVSMVAQGLGAAILPRLAALPIPDGVQVRSLPVPLERVIGAAVLANVLHPPAVFVFLDALRGTGQFRQSAA from the coding sequence ATGAACATTGACCAGTTGCGCGTGTTTGTAGCAGTGGCCGAACTGGGCAGCTTTTCGACCGCAGCGCTTCGTCTGGATGTGTCGCAATCTTCTGTGAGTCGGGCGATCGCCGCGCTGGAGGAGGAATTGGGCGTATCGCTGCTCACTCGCGGCCGGTTTGGAGCGCACCCGACACAACTGGGCGAGCGGGTGCTGGTGCAGGCGCAGCAGATTTTGCAGGCGCGAGAACGGATTGACTATGAAGTGAACTTGGCGCGGGGGTTGCAGGGCGGGCGGGTGCGACTGGCTTCCTTCCGCAGTGCGGCAACCCACCTGCTGCCACCGCGAATCGCCCAGTTTTGCCAGCGCTTTCCCCAGATCGAGGTAACGCTGACGGAAGACGACCCGCTGGCGGTGGAGCAAGCCCTCCGAGAGGGCGCTGTGGATATCGGGCTAGTGCCCCTGCCTCGCGCTGAAGAGTTTGACACCTGGGAAATCGGGCGGGATGAGTTTGTGGTGCTGCTGCCGCCGGGTTGCCGACCTGTGCCAGATCCACTCACTTGGGAGGCGCTGTCGCGCATGTCGTTTATTCTCTACAACTACGCCGAATGTACCTCCGCCGTGCGCGATCACTGGGAGCGCTGGGGTCAGACGCTGCGGGTGGCCTATGAGGTCAAAGAAGACTCCACCATTGTCAGCATGGTGGCGCAGGGCTTGGGGGCGGCGATTTTGCCCCGCTTGGCGGCGCTGCCGATTCCAGATGGCGTACAGGTGCGATCGCTCCCGGTGCCGCTAGAGCGGGTGATCGGCGCTGCGGTCTTGGCAAACGTGCTGCATCCGCCCGCCGTGTTTGTGTTTCTGGATGCGCTGCGGGGCACGGGGCAGTTTCGCCAGTCAGCCGCCTGA
- a CDS encoding redox protein, producing the protein MFDLISYRKFRDTPSVRFFDITIANSNARDLVFHEGPAVSPNNSDDGHWQFYMHPNQEDNLLALSGGRTFYLVNFSWDYPFHIVRLEANGEILRIPPGTFHRSVSDPNGSLVLNQAVRTAAATVESEFRVYNSGDIPRLLRVTSQSAPPPKMHGFDRVQLRVA; encoded by the coding sequence ATGTTTGATCTGATTTCCTACCGCAAATTCCGCGACACACCCAGCGTTCGGTTTTTCGACATCACCATTGCCAATTCCAACGCCCGCGACCTCGTGTTTCATGAGGGCCCCGCCGTCAGTCCCAACAACAGCGACGACGGACACTGGCAGTTTTATATGCACCCCAACCAGGAAGACAACCTGCTGGCGCTGTCGGGGGGTCGCACGTTCTATCTGGTGAACTTTTCCTGGGATTACCCATTCCATATCGTGCGGCTAGAGGCCAACGGCGAGATTTTGCGGATTCCGCCGGGGACGTTTCACCGCTCCGTGTCCGATCCCAACGGTTCCCTGGTGCTAAACCAGGCCGTGCGAACCGCCGCCGCGACAGTGGAAAGCGAGTTTCGCGTGTATAACAGTGGCGACATTCCCCGGCTGCTGCGCGTCACGTCGCAGTCTGCGCCACCCCCCAAAATGCACGGCTTTGACCGGGTACAACTGCGGGTTGCCTAG
- a CDS encoding mechanosensitive ion channel domain-containing protein encodes MTNFRQGGSMRDEEDEPPMVFVEVGFRYDVPWQIAYEILVEAAKETKDVLPEPEPFVRNIEFADQGVIYEINVFTNNFRDDEMIESELRRNIQGKCYERGIELAPLQQFTVIRRNSKPTPTLPRSLKQN; translated from the coding sequence GTGACTAATTTTCGTCAGGGCGGGTCAATGAGAGACGAAGAAGACGAGCCGCCAATGGTGTTTGTAGAAGTTGGTTTCCGATATGACGTGCCCTGGCAAATAGCCTACGAAATTTTGGTTGAGGCGGCCAAAGAAACGAAGGACGTATTGCCCGAACCAGAGCCGTTTGTGCGGAACATTGAGTTTGCAGATCAGGGTGTGATTTACGAAATCAATGTGTTTACGAATAACTTCCGCGATGACGAGATGATCGAGTCCGAGCTACGGCGAAATATTCAGGGCAAGTGCTATGAGCGCGGTATCGAGCTAGCCCCGTTGCAGCAATTTACAGTGATTCGCCGTAATAGTAAACCGACGCCAACTTTGCCGCGCAGCCTGAAGCAAAACTAG
- a CDS encoding mechanosensitive ion channel domain-containing protein: MFLTLLWVAVPSLLASGLLTGSQVAPVHLIDAPSHALEIDGLEIFAPRSEPRAEEPADEPQPEPQDAARTTQGAAVTLGGKPLFNVEASIGTKSRAERATEASRAIRAAATNSQIPLEDFRLNDLPNNGVTQILAGEELLLAVTQADANVAEIPREALARRHLEEIKDGVIEYRNTRSPQKLLAGLGKAAIATLIFALLFSLINRLFKGIDQKIESSDRFRIRTLRLGSRELLSAQQATNYLIRFSGLLRIVALLTLISIFINTVLSFFPATQSVSIGIFSSIFSVFSQLFFGFLGYLPKLIFLVILGYAAIYLMRFSRFVFSEIDKGDLSIPGFDRDWAVPTERIAQILILALFAVIAFPYLPGAGSDAFQGISIFLGILISLGSSSAIANIIAGILLTYTRAFKLGDEVEIGDVAGDSS; this comes from the coding sequence GTGTTTCTAACGCTGCTTTGGGTTGCTGTCCCCAGTTTGTTGGCTAGTGGTTTGCTGACTGGTAGCCAGGTTGCACCTGTTCATCTGATTGATGCACCGAGCCACGCGCTAGAGATTGATGGTCTAGAAATCTTTGCGCCCCGATCAGAGCCGAGAGCAGAGGAACCTGCGGACGAGCCGCAGCCTGAGCCGCAGGATGCAGCTAGAACGACTCAGGGTGCAGCCGTCACCCTAGGTGGCAAACCTCTGTTTAACGTGGAAGCCTCAATTGGCACAAAATCCCGCGCCGAACGAGCCACCGAAGCCTCCAGAGCAATCCGGGCGGCGGCAACAAACTCCCAGATTCCGCTAGAAGACTTTCGGCTAAATGACCTGCCCAACAATGGGGTGACTCAAATTCTGGCAGGGGAAGAGCTGCTGCTGGCGGTTACCCAGGCAGATGCAAATGTTGCCGAGATACCGCGAGAAGCCCTGGCCCGACGACATCTCGAAGAAATTAAAGACGGTGTGATTGAGTATCGCAATACGCGATCGCCCCAAAAGCTGCTGGCAGGACTCGGCAAAGCGGCGATCGCCACGCTCATTTTTGCGCTGCTGTTCTCTCTGATTAATCGTCTATTCAAGGGGATTGATCAAAAAATAGAATCTTCCGACCGATTTCGCATTCGCACCCTGCGCTTGGGTAGCCGTGAGCTTCTGTCAGCACAGCAAGCAACCAACTATCTAATTCGGTTTTCTGGGCTGCTCAGAATCGTGGCGCTGCTGACGCTGATCTCAATTTTTATCAACACAGTTCTTTCGTTTTTTCCGGCAACCCAATCCGTTTCAATCGGCATCTTCTCGTCTATTTTTTCGGTTTTTAGCCAGCTATTTTTTGGCTTTCTGGGATACCTACCCAAGCTGATTTTCCTGGTCATCTTAGGATACGCAGCCATCTATTTAATGCGATTCTCCAGGTTTGTCTTCTCTGAAATAGACAAGGGAGATCTCAGCATTCCAGGCTTCGATCGAGATTGGGCGGTTCCCACCGAGCGCATTGCCCAGATTCTCATCCTAGCGCTGTTCGCAGTCATTGCATTTCCCTACTTGCCAGGAGCGGGCAGCGATGCCTTTCAGGGCATTTCAATCTTCTTGGGGATTCTGATTTCGCTGGGTTCTAGTTCCGCCATTGCTAACATCATCGCGGGCATCTTGTTGACCTATACTCGCGCGTTTAAGCTCGGTGACGAAGTGGAAATTGGTGATGTGGCGGGGGACAGTAGTTGA